attcagaaaaaataaaataaaataatttttgaaattttttggagtctcaaaatgcgtgtccaactctcgtcgtccaaggtaaactacctaggacactacataaagatatagacacatatcatatcgccattatattgcagactaacactatattttaataataattaaaaaataacatagtgttaataatcaaatccgaacctaacgttagtgacaaaaaaaaagtccgaacctaacattagtgacaaaaaagaaaaaaattatagttcagtggtaggtttctaaacaaataataagttgggtgggaaaaaaatctattttccctaaatTGTATTGATTTGTTAACATTCTACTTTTGGTAAGATGAAGAATTGGTGCACACAGTTATGTTAAACGAATATTTTGTTATCAAATTTTGCATAATACCACCAgcaattgaaaaaaaaagttattatgTTCGTCGTTCGGTTCTGACTAGTATATGTTGAAATATGATGCTGAGGAAGTATGAAATCGTTATTAGACCAAGTAGAAGAGTGATGATACGTTATGGTTTTGTGTCAGGATATGAATCGTATGATGATGCGGTTACTTTAGAAGATGCTGAGACTCAAGGGGTATGCCTTGCTGGTGAGACTCAAGCATTGTGTTATGATGGTGAAACTGAAGCAGTTGATGATGTGGATTGTGCAGAAGATTTGTGCACCCAATTGTTTGATGACCATGATACAGAAGTCGTGGTTGATGTTGACGATGAAGGAGCCAAGAGAAACGGAGTTTTAGATGACACTGAGGCGTTGTCTGATGTTGACTGTGTGGAAAGAGTTGACAATCATACAGTGGTTCAAGACATAATGCTGCAAACCTGTCTGCAGAAACAGGATGATGGTGATTTTAAAGAGGTTGAGAACACTGAAGAGTGTGATACAGGTCCAAAGActtgtgaatttaattttttttaaaaaaaattatatattaagcgCTCGAGTTTAATTTTGACATCAGTATTATGTATAAACCATAAAGTATAACTAGAAAACATGCATGTTTGATGTTGGCGAGAAAACTAAGTATCATTCCTGTGATAACAAAATGAGCAATACTATCTATTGGAATGAAAGGCCAATAGTCTTTTATTATCGTGGATGTGTATTGTTCATTATTTTACCTTTAACAATATCATGtacaaatttgtaaaaatattaacatCTTGGTTTTATGGCAGCAAATAACCAATTAAGTGGATGATTTTGGAGGATAGGTAAGTGGATGATTTTGGAGGATAGGTATAATCTTCACAAGTGTTTCACAATAGATGTGGTTTTTTTGTGTGCCAACATACGCTTTATTTcttctattagtttcaagtttCAAGAATTTCCTGTACATACTTCCATCCCACAAGCTGCCTTCCTTACCTTTGTTAGCACGTCgtgtctttttaaaaaaaatctaaagcCAAACTCACATTTATGTTTAGTTTTTGCCTGAATATGGTATGTATAAGAAGCTATAAACTCAGTCTAATAGTGAAATTTTCCGTCATCATGCAGCTCCAGTCCTCGAAGGATTTACATCACTACGTGTAGCATCTATTAGGTCTTCTGGTTTGGCTGCTCGCAACATGTCTTTGAGACGAACTAATAACACTTCATATTACAGTATGAGTAGCAGTCAACATGAAGTAGAGAGTAGCGGGCCAAGCGTTATTGACAGTTCATTAAAAGTTTTGGGGCTAATTGATCAAAGGCATAGTCTGGAGGAGCTTGATGATAAAATAAAAGGATCTAGTAGTGAAAACAAGTGCAGGGTTGGCAAGTCAGCAGTTAGGAAATTACTATATGAAGATATGTCTCATGAGGAAGGGCTTGATATAAATACTAATAACACTGATAAAGAAGAAAACTTCCCCCCAGTCTGCAATTCTGATATGGAGTTGGCAGGCCTGAGCTATGTAGATTCTCAAGAGCCCGGAGAGGCTTCACAAACTATTGCTCTTGACTTTGTGGACCAATTTCTGAAAGTTAATGTTACAGAATTAGATCAAGAAGCTGAAATTATACGGTCAACTGGGGGGAAATTAAAGCCTCTCCCAGGTGCTAGAGGAACCCAATTTCTGGCTAAACGTGCTAATCGCATTGGTTCAGCATCTGGTGGGACATTTGACTGGGATGATTATCAAGAGGATGGAGGGGGTCAGTTTTTAAGAAAAGAGAAAGGAGCATTTTCAAATGATGGACGCAGAGCTCATCAATCCCTTCCCAAATCTCAGGATCTAAAGCATCTGAATCCAAATAATTGTTGGTCAGTCAAAGAAAACGGTGAGAAGGGAGAGCAACATGACCTATGTAACAGTGTAGCTGGCTTATTTGACTCCGATTCAAAGTTACTTTTGCACAAAACAAAAAAGATTGATGAATCAATGAAGGTGGCAGGAAAGTTCATTGGACAAAATCTAATTAAAAAGTTGAATGATGCCAGAGATGGAATGGTTGAAACAGGTACTCAAAAAGATAATCCAGACATGCTGGACATAGGAGTTGATACTCAACTGGCTGCTGACGCAATGGAAGCCTTGTGCAATGGGGTAGGTTTGAATGACGAAGAAAACAATGTTACTAATCAGGGTGCTGAGATCCATTTTCTTAGTAATGAAAAAGGAAAttttttaagaacattagtgTCAGATAGAGATTTTGTTCAAAAAAGAGCATCACGCTCTCCAGGATCTGCACTCACTACAAGGCAAACGAATCAAACTAAAAGGTATGGTACTGGATTGACTAAAGGGTTCTCCATTTTATCAGAACAGCAGTCCAGAAAAGCTAGGAAGCAGTGTGACGAGACTGAAGATATGTGCAACTTACACTGTGAACTTGTTGAGAAAAGTATGAATGAAAAAGAGTTGGAAAGAGGTGTTATTGGTGAAAATGAAAGATGTGTTGTTTCTGCACCAAGTGGTAAGAAAACAGTGAAAAAAGGGTGTGTGCAGGAGCAGCTTAATACCTATTTACCCATTGCTTGTCGTACTAGGCAGAAGGCATCAACTCAAACACAGAGGGATACCAAAACATCCACCAT
This genomic window from Daucus carota subsp. sativus chromosome 7, DH1 v3.0, whole genome shotgun sequence contains:
- the LOC108196552 gene encoding uncharacterized protein LOC108196552 isoform X2; amino-acid sequence: MCSRGDDEDDDDEIQENKKNLNPQIDNAETEFMDTQPSPLLLQGYESYDDAVTLEDAETQGVCLAGETQALCYDGETEAVDDVDCAEDLCTQLFDDHDTEVVVDVDDEGAKRNGVLDDTEALSDVDCVERVDNHTVVQDIMLQTCLQKQDDGDFKEVENTEECDTAPVLEGFTSLRVASIRSSGLAARNMSLRRTNNTSYYSMSSSQHEVESSGPSVIDSSLKVLGLIDQRHSLEELDDKIKGSSSENKCRVGKSAVRKLLYEDMSHEEGLDINTNNTDKEENFPPVCNSDMELAGLSYVDSQEPGEASQTIALDFVDQFLKVNVTELDQEAEIIRSTGGKLKPLPGARGTQFLAKRANRIGSASGGTFDWDDYQEDGGGQFLRKEKGAFSNDGRRAHQSLPKSQDLKHLNPNNCWSVKENGEKGEQHDLCNSVAGLFDSDSKLLLHKTKKIDESMKVAGKFIGQNLIKKLNDARDGMVETGTQKDNPDMLDIGVDTQLAADAMEALCNGVGLNDEENNVTNQGAEIHFLSNEKGNFLRTLVSDRDFVQKRASRSPGSALTTRQTNQTKRYGTGLTKGFSILSEQQSRKARKQCDETEDMCNLHCELVEKSMNEKELERGVIGENERCVVSAPSGKKTVKKGCVQEQLNTYLPIACRTRQKASTQTQRDTKTSTILVKGIDNLSAPIAPKRKRSRAAINTLARKNCTEFKFIQPAHPKKTKVTHTEPSDLKICGTGTIQKGNVHPKPSKEEINGMSNSKIKFTQMKSGIKRKILASGQSQKELVEDTTVDHSPNHHSAIGTSEDSAVIKAQTAEYTIGKSRSAITAAEGAKLNPWSKESLKDICTPKSSAYVTPNIYTKSVNKASPVGKEYHKPSFRKKPLSSPLKKEDSRIIEDGPESAYTYKELRKRRDITKVQVLFSQHLDGDVIKQQKKVLFRLGASVASSVSDATHFVADEFVRTRNMLEAIAFGKPVVTHFWLESCGQASCLIDERNYILRDAKKEKEIGFSLPVSLARACQHPLLQGCRVFITPNTKPGKDILASLVKAVHGVQRMKWFQVIGSFFRVRKIMQIVCPSLRKEHQFTVPSYF
- the LOC108196552 gene encoding uncharacterized protein LOC108196552 isoform X1, whose amino-acid sequence is MCSRGDDEDDDDEIQENKKNLNPQIDNAETEFMDTQPSPLLLQGYESYDDAVTLEDAETQGVCLAGETQALCYDGETEAVDDVDCAEDLCTQLFDDHDTEVVVDVDDEGAKRNGVLDDTEALSDVDCVERVDNHTVVQDIMLQTCLQKQDDGDFKEVENTEECDTAPVLEGFTSLRVASIRSSGLAARNMSLRRTNNTSYYSMSSSQHEVESSGPSVIDSSLKVLGLIDQRHSLEELDDKIKGSSSENKCRVGKSAVRKLLYEDMSHEEGLDINTNNTDKEENFPPVCNSDMELAGLSYVDSQEPGEASQTIALDFVDQFLKVNVTELDQEAEIIRSTGGKLKPLPGARGTQFLAKRANRIGSASGGTFDWDDYQEDGGGQFLRKEKGAFSNDGRRAHQSLPKSQDLKHLNPNNCWSVKENGEKGEQHDLCNSVAGLFDSDSKLLLHKTKKIDESMKVAGKFIGQNLIKKLNDARDGMVETGTQKDNPDMLDIGVDTQLAADAMEALCNGVGLNDEENNVTNQGAEIHFLSNEKGNFLRTLVSDRDFVQKRASRSPGSALTTRQTNQTKRYGTGLTKGFSILSEQQSRKARKQCDETEDMCNLHCELVEKSMNEKELERGVIGENERCVVSAPSGKKTVKKGCVQEQLNTYLPIACRTRQKASTQTQRDTKTSTILVKGIDNLSAPIAPKRKRSRAAINTLARKNCTEFKFIQPAHPKKTKVTHTEPSDLKICGTGTIQKGNVHPKPSKEEINGMSNSKIKFTQMKSGIKRKILASGQSQKELVEDTTVDHSPNHHSAIGTSEDSAVIKAQTAEYTIGKSRSAITAAEGAKLNPWSKESLKDICTPKSSAYVTPNIYTKSVNKASPVGKEYHKPSFRKKPLSSPLKKEDSRIIEDGPESAYTYKELRKRRDITKVQVLFSQHLDGDVIKQQKKVLFRLGASVASSVSDATHFVADEFVRTRNMLEAIAFGKPVVTHFWLESCGQASCLIDERNYILRDAKKEKEIGFSLPVSLARACQHPLLQGCRVFITPNTKPGKDILASLVKAVHGVAVDRIGRSAAKDEMVSSDWIVLSCEEDYADCVPFLEKGASIYSSELLLNGIVIQKLEHKRHQLFAEIRKDGNEFNLVG
- the LOC108196552 gene encoding uncharacterized protein LOC108196552 isoform X3, with the protein product MSLRRTNNTSYYSMSSSQHEVESSGPSVIDSSLKVLGLIDQRHSLEELDDKIKGSSSENKCRVGKSAVRKLLYEDMSHEEGLDINTNNTDKEENFPPVCNSDMELAGLSYVDSQEPGEASQTIALDFVDQFLKVNVTELDQEAEIIRSTGGKLKPLPGARGTQFLAKRANRIGSASGGTFDWDDYQEDGGGQFLRKEKGAFSNDGRRAHQSLPKSQDLKHLNPNNCWSVKENGEKGEQHDLCNSVAGLFDSDSKLLLHKTKKIDESMKVAGKFIGQNLIKKLNDARDGMVETGTQKDNPDMLDIGVDTQLAADAMEALCNGVGLNDEENNVTNQGAEIHFLSNEKGNFLRTLVSDRDFVQKRASRSPGSALTTRQTNQTKRYGTGLTKGFSILSEQQSRKARKQCDETEDMCNLHCELVEKSMNEKELERGVIGENERCVVSAPSGKKTVKKGCVQEQLNTYLPIACRTRQKASTQTQRDTKTSTILVKGIDNLSAPIAPKRKRSRAAINTLARKNCTEFKFIQPAHPKKTKVTHTEPSDLKICGTGTIQKGNVHPKPSKEEINGMSNSKIKFTQMKSGIKRKILASGQSQKELVEDTTVDHSPNHHSAIGTSEDSAVIKAQTAEYTIGKSRSAITAAEGAKLNPWSKESLKDICTPKSSAYVTPNIYTKSVNKASPVGKEYHKPSFRKKPLSSPLKKEDSRIIEDGPESAYTYKELRKRRDITKVQVLFSQHLDGDVIKQQKKVLFRLGASVASSVSDATHFVADEFVRTRNMLEAIAFGKPVVTHFWLESCGQASCLIDERNYILRDAKKEKEIGFSLPVSLARACQHPLLQGCRVFITPNTKPGKDILASLVKAVHGVAVDRIGRSAAKDEMVSSDWIVLSCEEDYADCVPFLEKGASIYSSELLLNGIVIQKLEHKRHQLFAEIRKDGNEFNLVG